The sequence GATCGAAGAGGATATAAAGTGGGCATCCCGGTTCACCTACAGCATCATCAACGAAAACCTCTACAATCTGATCCGCTCGGAGAGCCGGAGTAACACAAGATACTTAGGGAGGAGAACCGCCTCGTGCTGGACGGCGGCGTGTCTCTGGAGTTCGTAAAGAACATTGAGCTCGGGCGTGAGGAAAATACACTGGGGCAGGCTTCCCACAACGGGCGGGATTATTATTTCTACCACTACGAATTTGAGCCGTGGGGCTGGCACATCGTCCTGCTCAAGGATGTTTCTTCCTACTCAGCCATCCTGGAAAGGGAACGGAATATTCAGCTGGGCACAGGCATGGTGGTCCTGCTGGCTGCCCTCCTGCTTTACTTCTCCCTGCGTTGGAATATTCACCGCCCTCTCCGGCAGATCGTTAAATCACTTTCCGAACAGGGGCCGCTCCAGTACACGGGGGTGGATGAGTTTGAATACCTGAGTAGCAGCATCGGGTCCATTGTGTCATCCCTGGAAGAAAGAGAGCAGTTTCTCGCCAGCGTTTTCGACAGCATCCAGGACGGTATCAGCATACTGGACGCAGACCTGAACGTGGTGCGAGTCAACAGGACCATGGAGCAGTGGTACCGGCACATCCCCTCTCTGGTGGGTAAAAAGTGTTACGAGGTTTACCACGGAAGGGACTCCGAGTGCGACAACTGCCCTAGCATAAGAACTCTGAAAACGGGGCGATCGGCGGTGGAACTGGTCCCCAGGCTCTCCACCGGGGAACTTAAACCTGGCCTGCTGTCAGCCAGGGTCATCACATCACCGACCCGGCACCCGGATGATCTACAAAGAGAGTCAGAACCGCGTCATCACCATGGCGCTGATCCACGAAGACCTTTATCAGTCTTCAGATCTTTCCAGTGTAGACCTCGGGGCTATATCAAGAACCTGGCGGCGAACCTTTTCAGCTCTTACAAGGTCGGACATGATCGGGTAAGGCTTGAACTGCAGGTGGAACACACCAATATGGTGATAGATACAGCCATTCCGTGCGGGATTATCATCAACGAACTCATATCCAACGCCCTGGAACACGGATTCCCCGATGACCGCGAAGGAACTGTCACCGTCCGCTTCCGTTCCATAGAGGAGAAGGACTACTACTACCTGGAGGTGTCTGACGACGGCATCGGCCTGCCCCCTGAGGTGGACATTAGCAGCACCACGACTCTCGGGATGCAGCTGGTGAAGGTGATCGTGGAACAGCTGGCCGGCACGCTGGAGGTGGACAGGGAACATGGGCTTTCCTACAAGATCTACTTTTCGGAGTACCTGGAGGCAGGTACTATTCTTTATTGAACTTAGAAGAGTGTGATCCGTGATCCGTGAACAGTATAGTCTATGTTCTGCGTTCTGGGTTCTGCATTATATTTTTTTCGCTCAGTCGCTCAGTCGCCAGGTCGAAAGAATTATTCCACCTTCCACCTTCCTGCTCCTGCTTCCCCCCCCCCGCACCGCCCTACCGCAGGGCGTTGATCATCTCGTCGAGCTTGGCCAGGAACCGGGAGCGAAACTTTTTATCCATGGGAGGCGGTCCGCCGGTGATCTCGCCTGTCTGACGCAGGTGATCCTTCAGTGCCCGCATGGCAAGGGCGTCCCCGATGGCCGCTTCTGTGAACTCTTCCCCCCTGGTGCCCAGAACTCTGGCGCCAGCATCGATACAGCGGGCTGCCAGGGGAATGTCACCGGTGACAACGATATCCCCCGGTCCGGCACGGTCTGCGATCCAGTCATCGGCAGCATCAAAATTACCGGGGACCACCTCCAGGGTCACCCGGTCGTTGTGGGGTGTTCTCATCCAGCTGTTGGCAACCACACAGACCGGCACAGAGTAACGGTCAGCTACTTTATAGGTCTCCTCCTTGACGGGACATGCATCAGCATCGATATAGATCATTTTCCTTCCTTGCAAGGTTTCAAATGAAGCATGATGGACGGGCTAAAAACCACCAAGCAGGCTAAAGACGTAGGGTATCTCCTGAAGTATGGGGCACCCCTCCGCCCACTCAAAGACCTTATTTTCTTCGCTTCTTTTCTCCGTGTCACCGTGTCACCGTGTCTTCTAATTATCTTTCCCCCATTTCGTCCTCAGCCGGGTCAACTCTGTATCGTCACACTCCCTGATTATGGAGTGCAGCCAGGTACCCTCTTTTTTGGTGGACTGAAGGGCAACAACCAGCTGGTCCCCCGCGATGGTCTCCCCTTTGAAAACAGCCTCAATGGAGAAAGGGAGGACCCCCTTCTCGATCCCCGGCAAAACAGAATCCAGTGCCCACTGGATGTAGAACACGTGGTTGACGTGCCTGTACATGTCCAGGCAGCTGGAAGGGACAGTGAAGGGGTCACCCCTGCGGGGTGAGTCCGCGGGTGGAATGTGCTCGATACCCTCTTCGATAGCCCTTCTGTCCAGGACAGGAAGGTCCGGGAGAGCCTTATCGTTGGTTACAGGGCGTCTCTTCACCGCGTCAATGAGCGCCCAGGATGTCGTCGCAGCGGCAATGGGGCCCCCATCAGCATCCAGAACTTCAAAATCCCGCAGGTAAAACCGTTTCTGACGGCCCGGGTACCAGGTGTTGACGGTGACCTTTTCACCTGCTTGAGGATACCTGCTTACCTTTAAACGATAGCCTACCAGAACCCAGAGAAGGTCCTTTTCCAGCAGGTCCTGGATTGACACTCCCAGCTCCCGCATGTGGGAGTCGGCCGTCTCCCCAAGGTAGTCCAGCAATGTCCGCACGTGGGCCGCCTGGTAGGGACCCAACTCATAGTTGCGAACAGTGTAAACCTGAGAGTAAATTTTCTCCATGAGGTTCCTCCCTTGCCGGAAATGAATATAGCATAAAGGTTTGGGAGTTAGGGGATCCGGGGTCTTGAAAGGGAAGTGCGTGGGGTCGGAACATGAACAGATGCCAGGAGCGTTCATTCCTCGATCATGACTCCCCGCAGTTCCCCGGCATCCTTGAAAACCTTCCAGCGGTCTGGCCCAACATCTCTGAAAGCTCGCTCCAGCCGTTTCTTTGACATGTCGCTGTCCTGAACGTTCCTGATGAAAATTCGGACAACCTGGTCAGAGTGGGACCTTGCGATCTGGCCGTAGACCTCGGGGTCCTTTTCGCCCGAATCCCCTACCAGGATGAACCGCCTGCCGGGATAATGGGACAATATGGATTCGATGATTGGGATCTTGGTCTCCTCCGGTGAGGCGAAGAGGTTGAAAAAGGTCCGGTCCTTTATCCTGAAGCTCCTCAGGGTAAAGCTGCCGGGGGGGAACCCTTCGCTGGACATGAAGTCCGCGAGAGGAGGGTAAAGCTGCCAGGGAGAGGCGGACACGTAGTGGAAGACCGCCCCCTCTTTGGCCCAGCTTTGGTAGACTTCCGGCATCCCCGGAACCGATTGAAACTCTTTCAGGAAAGTGTTTTCCAAAAGCTCTTCCTTATCCAGGACCCCGCTTATCTTGATCGTGTCGTCAAGATCCGATATCACCGACAGGCCCCTGGGAGGGATCAACTGAACCCGTCCCTCTCGCTTCCTGCCGCCTGATATTCTCGAAACGACCTCAAAAGGAAGCCAGCTTCCTTCCTGATGCCTGGCCGTTCTGTCCCGGTCTATCTCCACTGTCTGCCCGAAATGGCCTTCCGGCCCCGACGAGAGGGTCGTGAAAGCGAGGCCGGCAGATCGAAGGTCATAGGTCTTTCCGCGCTCATTGTCCACGAGGAACATTCTTGCCCTGCTGCGGAATATCTCATCATCGACCCAGTCCGGTCGAAGTTCCAGCCATTGGAGGAGCGTCTCCACAAAGACGGACCTCCAGATGGAGTCCTCCTCGGGCTCGAACACCCATCCGTGGACAGGGATGACCCAACGATTGCTTTCGGGGTTCAAGTAAGCGGCGGTGGGAAAAAAAATGACCTCTTCGTCAGCCTTGAGGTCTGATGCCCCGGCCGGCGAAAGCATGGGAAAGAGGCCCAGGGCAAAAACCGCGGACAGCAACACCGCAATGGGCAGCACACGAAATAAATGTTCGGATCTTTTCATCAACTTTAGCTTATATCAGTCATCCCCTCAGATATGCTACATTTCATAATCCCATACAGGGAAATCTTTACCTGGGAAAGGAACGATCCATGGCGATCAATCCGGAAGGCCTGATTCCCATCATTGGCGGGGTGTTCGCCTGGCTCATGGCGACCGGCCGATACAACCCGCCAAAGGACCCCTTTAAGGGGGAAGCGTAGCGGGTTGTGTGGGGACCGAAACTGAAGATCCTGGCACCCATCGTCATTATATTCGGCATGGCCCAGTTGTTGGGGTTTCTGTAAAATTCAGATCTCAGACCCTATACCCTGGACACTATTTTTGGGAGGCAACAATGGAAGTAAAAGACAGCAACGGAAACATTCTCAACGATGGAGATTCGGTTCAGGTGATCAAGGACCTGAAGGTTAAGGGTTCTTCCACCACCCTCAAGAGGGGACAGGTGTTTAAGAACATCCGCCTCACTTCCAAAAGCGGGGAGATCGAGTGCGGCAGCGGGAAAAGCACTGTCGTCCTGAAGACCGAATTTTGTAAAAAAGTCTGATGAAGAGTCCTGGTCCTGATCATAGCCCTTGGAAAACACTCAAGCCACGAGGTTAAGTTTCAGGCACCAGGTCCCACTTCCCACATTTCCAAAGGAGGAGATCATGCCGGTGATCATTTTTGAAGCGGGGAATAAGATGACCCTGGAAAAGAAGAGGGAGCTTATCCGGGAGTTGACGGATGCCGCCGTCAGGGTCACCGGGCTCGGCGCGCCTGCCTTTACCGTCTATATCCACGAGAACCCACACGACAACATCGGTGTGGGTGGAGAGCTGCTCACTGAGATCCTTGCCAGGAGGGACTGACGACTCGTTGCCTCCCACAGTAACCGGTAGCAAGTAACGAATTACAAGGGAGGGCTTTTTTCTACCTTTCGGCAAGGTCCTTGTCCTTGTCCTGGAATGCTCTTATACGTCAGCACTTTCAGGAAATAAGATCGAAATTCAAGCTCTGATTCCAGGTCCAGGCACCGGATCAAGGTCACCTTTTCCTTTTCCACTCCCTCCTTTCTCCTTTTTTTTTGCTATACTTTAATTGTAACGCTTGCCCCAGACACTGTCTAACAGACAATAGAAATTAAATGTAGGGTTCTGAGGGTAAGACGTTACCGGACGGCCGGTATCTCCGGCCGTTCGTTACGCACTACTCAAATAGCAACCTTACCGGCAGGACGCACCTGTCGCTGCTACACTTTCCAAAAGCTTACTGTTTCCTGAAATTACCGGATCACACTCCCTGACTATGTGAACGGAGACTTGACATGATCTCAAAGCCTTTGCGGGCTGCTTTCCTCGAACCGAAACCCCCGAACCCCCATATTTTTTCCCTTTACGCCCTTCCGCGACTGGGGGGAGTGCTTCTGGCCACCCTGCTTCACCAAAAGGGGTGGGATGTCCAGGTGTTTGTGGAAGAGGTGGACGAAATCGATTTTGACCAGTTGCTCAAGGCTGATCTCGTGGGCATTTCAACCATCACATCCACGGCTCCCAGAGCCTACGCTATGGCCGACGAGATCCGCAAGGCCGGGATCCCCGTTGTTCTGGGGGGCCCACACGTTTCTTTTTTGCCGGATGAAGGGCTCGAACACGCAGACATGGTGGTCCGGGGTGAGGGCGAAGTTCCGATCCTGGCGCTGGCTCAGTCTTTTGAGGGTGATCACGACATTTCCCAGGTGCCAGGCCTTTCCTGGCAAATAAACGGCCGAACAGTCCATAACCCTCTTCCCGAAAAACTGGTAGATCTGGACGACCTTCCTCCACCCGATCTTTCCCTGATCCATGGCTACAAAAAAATGAACTCCCTGGCCAGCAGGGTCATCCCCATCCAGACAACCAGAGGGTGTCCCTACAACTGCGATTTTTGTTCGGTCACCGAAATGTTCGGCCAGAAACTGCGCAAGCGCAGCCCGGAAAAGATCGTCAGGGAACTTGCAGAATACCGCCGCCTGGGCAGGTTGGCCTTTATCTATGACGACAACTTCACCGCGGACAAAACCCATGCCCGGGAGATCTGCAGACTCATCATCGAAGCTGATCTGGACATGGACTGGAGCACCCAGGTGAGGCTGGAAACCGCCCGTGACACGGAGCTCCTGAAGCTCATGCACCGGGCCGGATGCAGGACCGTTTTTATCGGGTTCGAATCAGTGAACCAGGAAGCCCTCACCAAGACCAACAAGTCCCAGTCGGTGGATGAAATGGCTGGCGCTGTCAGGGCCTTTCGCAAGGCCCACATCAATGTCCACGGAATGTTCATATACGGCCTGGACTCCGAAGGACCTTTAGACTTCGACGCAACGCTGCAGTTCGCCATGAGAACACCCATCACCACTGCCCAGTTTCTCATCCTGACACCCTTCCCGGGAACCGAACAGCTGGAGCGCTTAACCCGGGAAGACCGGATCCTCCTCACCGACTGGAGCCTATACGACGGGCACCATGTCGTGTTCGCCCCCAGGCTGATCAGCCCCCCACAGCTCCAGAATGAACAGGTGCGGTCACACTGGCGATTTTACTCCTGGCCACGAAGTCTGGTTAACCTGTTAAAATTAAAGTTCATGCGCACGGCGGTCTTTCTTTACGCAAGGCGCATCAACGCGCGGTGGCACCGGCAGAACCGTTTCTATCTGCAGGCGTTAAAACTCTTTTCCAAAAGCGGGTCTTTTGCTTTCAGCCCTGACTCAAAACAGCGGCATTCTGATATCCATCAGGCCATGGAAAAGGCGCGAATTAGATTGGAAAGTGAGGGAACATAGGTATCAGAGGAGGAGCCGTGTATTATAAAAAGTACATAGTTCAGTTGCCTCTCGCCACCTTTCGTCGGCTCTTCCTTTCCTTTTGTTGACCTGGGTCATATCTATCCGGCTGCCCTCCACCTATAATTGAATCGAAAATGAGGAGATCAGCAACAAGCGTATTAATTGACAATAAAGGAGGCACAGCAATGAAGATCACTAAAGTAGCGGACGCACCAGTTCACCCGAACCCTCACGGAGTTGACGCACGGAAATTGTACGACACCGAGCACGCCCAGGCTGTCGTCCTCACCCTGGAGCCGGGTCAACAGCTTAAAAAGCACATCACTCCTGTGGATGCGATATTTTTCGTCCTCGAGGGCCGGGGGACCGTAGAAGTTGGCGATGAAAAGGTGGAGGTGGGTCCGGATACGCTCATAGACAGCCCGGCGAACATTGCTCACTGCTGGTACAATGAAGGTGATGTGACCCTGCGTGTCCTCGTGGTAAAGGTGCCCAGGCAGGAGGGGCCGAGCAAAATGCTTTAACACGGTGAATGGTGATTCGTGGTTAGTGAGGGGTCTAAACCATCACGGAATCCGGGTCCAACAACAAAATTATCCTCAAACCTCCTGACGATAGCTCTATTTTACCGGCCACATTGCGAGGCCGGTTTCAGCATCAAACTCGCGCCTGAGAGGTTCGCCTGGCAGTTCAATGATGTAGTATTCCGCGGCAAAGATCCTCGTGCCGGGCATCAGGTGTCCGCCATAACAGCGGCCCTGTTCATCAGCCAGGGTAGCGTGCGCATGTAAAAAGACTTCGCCGTCCCTGAGGGAAACGCTGCCCGTACAGGAGACGATCTCGAGACCTTTTTCCAGGCTGAAGCATTCCATGTATTCCCGTTCATCCTGTCTGTAATATCCCAGGACACCGGAGGACACAGCCCCTATCACCGACAACCACCCGAACTGGATGTTCTCATTCAGGCAAACCGTTGTCAGTGAACCGAGAAGGTCACCTTCAAAGGGAAGCCTGCCCATGAATATCCTTCCATGATCTGCGCGCAATTTCCTGACTCCTCCTGGTCGTTGTTCAAATCCACTCCTGTGGTCCTGGCACCGCTCTGCGAACCGTGCACCTGCCCCTCGCAAGCTTCAGGGGAAAACAGAATACCCATGTGAAATTGAAGGGTCAAGGCGTGCATAGTGCGCTTCCGGGCGACCGGTGGGTTTCGACGGATAAAGCAGCCGACAAGGGTTTCGATTACCGAGGTCCAAGGGCCACAACAGTCAGGTGGGTTCATCCTCTCCGAACAGCTCCGGTCTTTTCTCTTCGAGCATACTGAAAAACTCCGGCAAACCGGCAAGGTAAGAGTGGAGCCTGACCTTCCCATATCCCCTGGTTTCCAGAACATGCCACTCGTATGATCCACACCATCTACAACTTGTAATAGAGTGCCACGGCACCTCCCTGGAGGGTCTCCAGGGGGAAGAAGTTAATAGCCCCCATACGCTGTAACGAATACGTACGAAGAAAGTCTCCAAAAGGAGAGCAAAGCACACAAGAGTGAAAAACAGGAAGGTCGCCAGCAGCAGGGTATTTGTGGACCGGTTTGGGATTGTGGAGTTAACGATGTATCCTCCCCACAGGAACCCTGTGGTCAGAATCAAACTGACCACCTTTAAATAAAATCCATACGCCAGGACACCATTATCTGCGGCCTTTAAGGAATCCCTTTGGGTTAGATATGCTTCAAAAAAGGCCAAAGCGAGAATGACAAACAGCACTGATACTATCTTGAGTACAACCATAAAATCGATATTATCACAGGAAGACGGGGTGCAGTTTCATTTCCCAGAATTCTTAAATTTCTCTGCGTTCCCTGCGTCTTTGCGAGAGACGCCTTTGTCGCTTTTAATGGGATTTTTCCTTATCCCCTTTATCCCCTTCATCCCTGTTGGATTTGAGACGTCAGCTCAGGTTAAAAAAAGTGAGGCTCGTTTGGCCGCGGCCTTGATATCGATCCCCTGACTGCAATCCACTGTGCACCCCTCGCAGTCGGCACAATTCTTTACCGCCGAGACTGCATCCACGGCCCTTTCCGCGGCGAGGCGCTGGTCCCGGTATCCCTCTGAATACATAGCGATACGGACGGCGTCCAGGCCTCCAGTGCCGTACCGGCACTGGTTAATACACTCTGAGCAGAAAGAACAGGCCCTCCCCTCAAGCTCCGTTCTGTAGGCATCGAGCCGAAGGAGGTCAGTGAGTCCCCCCTTTCCCATGATGGCAGCCAGATTTTCGTTCACCATCTTTTGACTTAACATTCCAGGAACCGCGATATGAACCCCCGGCTTTTCCACTACGAAGCGCAGGGCAGCCTGGTGGGGTGTAAACTCTGGCACAGAACCGTTCCGGTATCCGCCGTTCTGGGTTTTCATGGCGACGATACCCACCCCCGCAGCCGCCGCCTCTTCGATAGCCTCGAAAAGGTCAGGCGGAGAACGGAAGTTGACCGCCACCAGAACGGCATCATAGAACCCATCCTCCATCACCGCCTTTAGAACCTCCACCTGATTGCTATGTGTAGTAACGGCTGTAAACCGGAATTTGCCATCGTCCTTCATAGCCTGCAT comes from bacterium and encodes:
- a CDS encoding ATP-binding protein, encoding MLDGGVSLEFVKNIELGREENTLGQASHNGRDYYFYHYEFEPWGWHIVLLKDVSSYSAILERERNIQLGTGMVVLLAALLLYFSLRWNIHRPLRQIVKSLSEQGPLQYTGVDEFEYLSSSIGSIVSSLEEREQFLASVFDSIQDGISILDADLNVVRVNRTMEQWYRHIPSLVGKKCYEVYHGRDSECDNCPSIRTLKTGRSAVELVPRLSTGELKPGLLSARVITSPTRHPDDLQRESEPRHHHGADPRRPLSVFRSFQCRPRGYIKNLAANLFSSYKVGHDRVRLELQVEHTNMVIDTAIPCGIIINELISNALEHGFPDDREGTVTVRFRSIEEKDYYYLEVSDDGIGLPPEVDISSTTTLGMQLVKVIVEQLAGTLEVDREHGLSYKIYFSEYLEAGTILY
- a CDS encoding YaiI/YqxD family protein, yielding MIYIDADACPVKEETYKVADRYSVPVCVVANSWMRTPHNDRVTLEVVPGNFDAADDWIADRAGPGDIVVTGDIPLAARCIDAGARVLGTRGEEFTEAAIGDALAMRALKDHLRQTGEITGGPPPMDKKFRSRFLAKLDEMINALR
- a CDS encoding thioesterase, whose protein sequence is MEKIYSQVYTVRNYELGPYQAAHVRTLLDYLGETADSHMRELGVSIQDLLEKDLLWVLVGYRLKVSRYPQAGEKVTVNTWYPGRQKRFYLRDFEVLDADGGPIAAATTSWALIDAVKRRPVTNDKALPDLPVLDRRAIEEGIEHIPPADSPRRGDPFTVPSSCLDMYRHVNHVFYIQWALDSVLPGIEKGVLPFSIEAVFKGETIAGDQLVVALQSTKKEGTWLHSIIRECDDTELTRLRTKWGKDN
- a CDS encoding DUF2183 domain-containing protein, whose protein sequence is MKRSEHLFRVLPIAVLLSAVFALGLFPMLSPAGASDLKADEEVIFFPTAAYLNPESNRWVIPVHGWVFEPEEDSIWRSVFVETLLQWLELRPDWVDDEIFRSRARMFLVDNERGKTYDLRSAGLAFTTLSSGPEGHFGQTVEIDRDRTARHQEGSWLPFEVVSRISGGRKREGRVQLIPPRGLSVISDLDDTIKISGVLDKEELLENTFLKEFQSVPGMPEVYQSWAKEGAVFHYVSASPWQLYPPLADFMSSEGFPPGSFTLRSFRIKDRTFFNLFASPEETKIPIIESILSHYPGRRFILVGDSGEKDPEVYGQIARSHSDQVVRIFIRNVQDSDMSKKRLERAFRDVGPDRWKVFKDAGELRGVMIEE
- a CDS encoding alkylphosphonate utilization protein translates to MEVKDSNGNILNDGDSVQVIKDLKVKGSSTTLKRGQVFKNIRLTSKSGEIECGSGKSTVVLKTEFCKKV
- a CDS encoding tautomerase family protein; translated protein: MPVIIFEAGNKMTLEKKRELIRELTDAAVRVTGLGAPAFTVYIHENPHDNIGVGGELLTEILARRD
- a CDS encoding radical SAM protein codes for the protein MISKPLRAAFLEPKPPNPHIFSLYALPRLGGVLLATLLHQKGWDVQVFVEEVDEIDFDQLLKADLVGISTITSTAPRAYAMADEIRKAGIPVVLGGPHVSFLPDEGLEHADMVVRGEGEVPILALAQSFEGDHDISQVPGLSWQINGRTVHNPLPEKLVDLDDLPPPDLSLIHGYKKMNSLASRVIPIQTTRGCPYNCDFCSVTEMFGQKLRKRSPEKIVRELAEYRRLGRLAFIYDDNFTADKTHAREICRLIIEADLDMDWSTQVRLETARDTELLKLMHRAGCRTVFIGFESVNQEALTKTNKSQSVDEMAGAVRAFRKAHINVHGMFIYGLDSEGPLDFDATLQFAMRTPITTAQFLILTPFPGTEQLERLTREDRILLTDWSLYDGHHVVFAPRLISPPQLQNEQVRSHWRFYSWPRSLVNLLKLKFMRTAVFLYARRINARWHRQNRFYLQALKLFSKSGSFAFSPDSKQRHSDIHQAMEKARIRLESEGT
- a CDS encoding cupin domain-containing protein, which translates into the protein MKITKVADAPVHPNPHGVDARKLYDTEHAQAVVLTLEPGQQLKKHITPVDAIFFVLEGRGTVEVGDEKVEVGPDTLIDSPANIAHCWYNEGDVTLRVLVVKVPRQEGPSKML
- a CDS encoding DUF296 domain-containing protein, producing MRADHGRIFMGRLPFEGDLLGSLTTVCLNENIQFGWLSVIGAVSSGVLGYYRQDEREYMECFSLEKGLEIVSCTGSVSLRDGEVFLHAHATLADEQGRCYGGHLMPGTRIFAAEYYIIELPGEPLRREFDAETGLAMWPVK
- a CDS encoding aldo/keto reductase, whose product is MLLKRRDLLKGTIASLAAGLIPGQALAAQPREMPMRVLGRTGLAVSVLGYGAMQCSDPVAIRHGLDGGINYIDTAGCYMGGRNEKIVGQAISGIRDRLVIATKVHISREERMRSSVDRSLASLGVERVDLMQLHGMSSRSQIIRKDVQQIMQAMKDDGKFRFTAVTTHSNQVEVLKAVMEDGFYDAVLVAVNFRSPPDLFEAIEEAAAAGVGIVAMKTQNGGYRNGSVPEFTPHQAALRFVVEKPGVHIAVPGMLSQKMVNENLAAIMGKGGLTDLLRLDAYRTELEGRACSFCSECINQCRYGTGGLDAVRIAMYSEGYRDQRLAAERAVDAVSAVKNCADCEGCTVDCSQGIDIKAAAKRASLFLT